A window from Leptothermofonsia sichuanensis E412 encodes these proteins:
- a CDS encoding IS1 family transposase (programmed frameshift) codes for MVLEPIHCPVCDGIEVIKHGTTPDGKQRYFCQNSGCHRRTFILQYTYQGYLPEVKQQISDMAMNGSGIRDTARVLHISPTTVIEELKKDRQLKAVNELKLAELEPAQSIVKLCQGEDTEAEADEMWSFVQSKAQQRWLWHAIDHHSGKILAYVLATHQDEAFLQLKALLEPFGIMQFYTDGWGTYERQLDPSLHTVGKQNTQKIERKHLTLRTRLKRLARKTICFSKSILMHDIVIGLFINRYEFGFAI; via the exons ATGGTATTAGAACCAATTCACTGCCCTGTGTGTGATGGGATTGAGGTGATCAAACACGGCACAACACCAGACGGCAAACAGCGCTACTTTTGTCAAAACTCAGGATGCCATCGGCGCACCTTTATTTTGCAATACACCTATCAAGGGTATCTGCCTGAAGTCAAGCAACAAATCAGCGATATGGCAATGAATGGGAGTGGGATTCGAGACACTGCCCGTGTCCTTCACATTAGTCCAACGACGGTGATTGAGGAATTA AAAAAAGATCGTCAACTCAAAGCCGTGAATGAACTCAAACTGGCTGAGTTGGAACCCGCTCAAAGCATCGTAAAGCTTTGCCAGGGGGAAGATACAGAGGCAGAAGCCGATGAAATGTGGAGTTTTGTCCAGTCTAAAGCCCAGCAACGTTGGTTATGGCATGCAATTGACCATCACAGTGGAAAAATATTAGCTTATGTGTTGGCGACGCATCAAGATGAAGCATTCCTCCAACTCAAAGCGTTATTAGAACCGTTTGGAATTATGCAGTTTTACACAGATGGTTGGGGAACCTATGAGCGGCAGCTTGACCCAAGTCTTCATACCGTTGGCAAACAGAACACGCAGAAGATTGAGCGTAAGCATTTGACTTTACGCACGCGCTTGAAGCGATTAGCTCGCAAAACTATTTGCTTTTCTAAGTCCATTCTGATGCATGACATTGTGATTGGGCTATTTATTAACCGTTATGAGTTTGGTTTTGCTATCTAA
- a CDS encoding helix-turn-helix domain-containing protein, with the protein MPPKAHLTPHLTAEELKRLYRQAQDTTEARRWHLLHLVAEQWTIKQAAHVVGLNYDYAKEIVRRYNREGPTAIKNRSQKRPPSPRSLLTPEQQQELWQALKNPPAEGGDWSGPKVARWIAAKIGRDVYPQRGWDYLKRFRAEAEISQKEQEGKK; encoded by the coding sequence ATGCCACCGAAAGCTCACCTGACTCCCCACCTGACGGCTGAAGAACTCAAGCGTCTTTATCGACAAGCACAGGACACTACAGAAGCTCGTCGATGGCATTTGCTTCATCTCGTTGCCGAACAGTGGACAATCAAGCAGGCTGCCCATGTCGTTGGGTTGAACTACGACTACGCCAAAGAAATTGTCCGCCGGTATAATCGGGAAGGCCCGACTGCGATCAAAAACCGGAGCCAGAAACGACCGCCATCGCCGCGATCGCTCCTCACACCTGAACAACAGCAGGAACTCTGGCAGGCACTCAAGAACCCACCGGCTGAAGGCGGTGACTGGTCTGGACCCAAAGTTGCCCGCTGGATTGCAGCAAAAATTGGCCGGGATGTTTATCCCCAGCGGGGGTGGGACTATTTGAAGCGGTTTAGGGCAGAAGCAGAAATCAGCCAGAAGGAACAGGAAGGGAAGAAGTAA
- a CDS encoding serine/threonine protein kinase produces the protein MSNLLSREGTTYLELEALLDGRYRVVQILSTEDWGQVYLAQDTRRPSQPQCIIQHVRPIAVEPEYQDAIRHLFVREAAILEKLADHDQIPQLLACFEDEEGFYLVQEFVSGYPLSLELQTDRFWDENEVVQLLLECLEPLSFVHNQGIRHGNLTPENLVRRMHDGKFVLVGFDSIRQLHLSLLSLHGYGIAPAEIINQGYQAPEQLQGMPCLASDVYSIGVIAIHALTGTHPSLFQTGSTQGEFSWQTSLQKAELHPREEFIALLNRMVHPDCNQRYASAREALEAVQEFAQSVVPESLGDASLTVAVEPGSVLYPVAQSPLSSQKLSPAERQGMALMVGLGIGTVVTATSVGYAFLMSPPDLTDRGPQVLEQAKTQYQSGKLPQAISLAESIPITSQAYTSARDAIDAWQQDWREATAVYQKMQAALKQSNWQAVLQEAKALPQNAYWKERTADLVQQANRIAEDKATQLMVKAYGDAIAKNFTRALDTLKQIPEGTTVYSQAQEKIREYAQKREIRATALLQEAYNRAMKRDFEGALVYLRQISPETSAYATAKNKIQEYTRKQEIRLRAWLETAERQANASSYLSALASLEKIPAGSSIDAKVEEKTAEYTDRLSVWSDDLLQKASQQATKQDYSSALELLKQIPLGTPAYSEAREKMGEYARLQQQKQAGVLQPVETEAIASKRDSFSDRLSLTPAPSSTLTVPISHIQDLNPGSYLREVSP, from the coding sequence ATGTCAAACTTGCTATCGCGTGAGGGGACAACCTACCTGGAACTGGAAGCACTGTTAGATGGGCGGTACCGGGTGGTGCAGATATTGAGTACAGAAGACTGGGGACAGGTCTATCTGGCACAGGATACTCGTCGTCCCAGCCAGCCCCAATGCATTATCCAGCATGTCAGGCCGATTGCTGTTGAACCTGAATATCAAGATGCCATCCGCCACCTGTTTGTCCGGGAGGCAGCCATTCTTGAGAAGCTGGCAGACCATGACCAGATCCCCCAACTGTTAGCCTGCTTTGAAGATGAAGAGGGATTTTATCTGGTACAGGAGTTTGTCAGTGGTTATCCCCTCAGTCTGGAACTTCAGACTGACCGCTTCTGGGATGAGAATGAGGTGGTTCAATTGTTGCTGGAGTGTCTGGAGCCATTGTCATTCGTCCACAATCAGGGAATTCGGCATGGAAACCTGACACCTGAAAATCTCGTGCGACGGATGCACGACGGTAAATTTGTACTGGTGGGGTTTGATAGCATTCGGCAGCTTCACCTGTCGTTGCTGTCTCTGCACGGGTATGGAATTGCGCCCGCAGAGATTATCAATCAGGGATATCAGGCTCCAGAGCAACTTCAGGGGATGCCCTGCCTTGCCAGTGATGTGTATTCCATTGGGGTGATTGCCATTCATGCCCTGACCGGCACCCACCCCTCCCTGTTCCAGACGGGGTCAACCCAGGGAGAATTTTCCTGGCAGACTTCCCTCCAAAAAGCTGAATTGCATCCCCGTGAAGAGTTTATTGCCCTACTGAACCGGATGGTTCATCCCGATTGCAACCAGCGCTATGCCTCCGCCAGAGAAGCCTTAGAAGCGGTGCAGGAATTTGCCCAGTCCGTTGTTCCAGAGTCATTGGGGGATGCTTCCTTAACGGTTGCGGTAGAGCCGGGTTCTGTGCTTTATCCCGTTGCCCAAAGCCCTTTGTCCTCCCAAAAGCTGTCCCCTGCTGAACGGCAGGGCATGGCTTTAATGGTGGGGTTAGGCATTGGGACTGTCGTCACAGCCACCAGCGTTGGTTATGCTTTTCTCATGAGTCCGCCAGACCTGACGGATCGGGGACCCCAGGTCTTAGAACAGGCAAAAACTCAATATCAGTCAGGAAAACTGCCACAGGCAATCAGTCTGGCAGAATCCATTCCCATTACCAGTCAGGCTTATACCTCAGCGCGGGATGCGATCGATGCCTGGCAACAGGACTGGCGCGAGGCAACGGCTGTTTACCAGAAAATGCAGGCGGCGCTGAAGCAGTCCAATTGGCAGGCAGTATTGCAGGAAGCAAAGGCTTTACCCCAGAATGCTTACTGGAAAGAGCGCACGGCAGATCTGGTGCAGCAGGCGAATCGGATTGCGGAAGACAAAGCAACCCAGTTGATGGTGAAGGCCTATGGGGATGCGATCGCCAAAAACTTCACCCGTGCCCTCGACACACTCAAACAGATTCCTGAAGGGACAACCGTTTACTCCCAGGCACAGGAAAAAATTCGTGAGTACGCTCAAAAGCGGGAAATCAGGGCAACGGCACTCCTGCAAGAGGCATACAATCGGGCGATGAAGCGTGATTTTGAAGGTGCCTTAGTCTACCTGCGCCAGATTTCTCCAGAAACCTCTGCCTATGCAACGGCTAAAAACAAAATCCAGGAGTACACCAGAAAACAAGAAATTCGCCTGAGAGCCTGGTTAGAAACGGCTGAAAGGCAGGCCAATGCAAGCAGTTACCTGAGTGCCCTGGCGTCCCTGGAAAAAATTCCGGCTGGCTCTTCAATAGATGCCAAAGTTGAGGAAAAAACAGCCGAGTATACTGACCGGCTCTCTGTCTGGTCAGATGATCTGCTGCAAAAAGCCAGCCAGCAGGCAACCAAACAGGACTACTCCAGCGCCCTGGAATTGCTGAAGCAGATTCCCTTAGGCACTCCTGCTTACAGCGAAGCCCGCGAGAAAATGGGCGAGTATGCCCGGTTGCAGCAGCAGAAACAGGCTGGCGTGTTACAACCCGTTGAGACAGAGGCGATCGCCTCTAAGCGGGATTCATTTTCTGATCGCCTGTCCCTCACACCTGCCCCATCTTCCACCCTGACTGTACCCATCTCTCACATCCAGGACCTCAACCCTGGCAGCTATTTGCGAGAGGTGAGTCCATAG
- the cysW gene encoding sulfate ABC transporter permease subunit CysW, with product MTDNTLESSMQTSDNPAPKPAVEKKSWVPVVLIGIAVLFLGLVLYIPAINVFYFAFHRGLGPFLHNLTEPNFISAVRMTLALAAIAVPINVIFGLATAWALANKRFRGRTLLLSIVDLPFAISPVVAGLMIVLLYGRQGWFGPFLQERGIQIVFAFPAMVLATLFVSMPFVAREVIPVLEEEGVDQEEAAYTLGANYWQTFWRVTVPNIRWGLLYGVLLTNARAMGEFGAVSVVSGNIIGKTQSLPLFVEEAYKSYDTEAAYSAAVLLALLALVTLVLKEILERKTGGYRKKMH from the coding sequence ATGACGGATAACACCCTTGAATCCTCAATGCAAACCTCCGATAATCCTGCGCCAAAGCCTGCCGTAGAAAAGAAGAGCTGGGTACCTGTAGTATTGATCGGAATTGCAGTGCTCTTTTTGGGCCTGGTGCTCTACATTCCAGCCATCAATGTCTTTTATTTTGCATTTCATCGGGGACTTGGTCCCTTTCTGCATAATCTGACGGAGCCAAATTTTATTTCTGCGGTCCGAATGACCCTGGCGCTGGCAGCGATCGCCGTCCCAATTAATGTCATCTTCGGGCTGGCAACTGCCTGGGCACTGGCAAACAAGCGGTTTCGGGGACGGACTCTGCTTCTGAGTATTGTGGATCTCCCCTTTGCCATCTCACCCGTTGTGGCTGGTTTGATGATTGTGCTGCTGTATGGGCGGCAGGGGTGGTTTGGTCCTTTCCTGCAAGAACGGGGGATTCAAATTGTGTTTGCCTTTCCGGCAATGGTACTGGCAACGCTGTTTGTCAGTATGCCCTTTGTTGCCCGTGAGGTAATCCCGGTACTGGAAGAAGAAGGGGTGGATCAGGAGGAAGCTGCTTACACGTTGGGAGCAAATTACTGGCAAACCTTCTGGCGAGTGACTGTGCCCAATATTCGCTGGGGCTTGCTCTATGGTGTGCTGTTGACGAATGCCAGGGCAATGGGTGAGTTTGGGGCGGTTTCAGTCGTATCTGGAAACATTATCGGGAAGACTCAAAGCTTACCCCTGTTTGTGGAGGAAGCTTACAAAAGCTATGACACAGAAGCGGCCTATTCAGCCGCGGTATTGCTGGCACTGCTGGCACTGGTCACGCTGGTATTGAAGGAGATTCTGGAACGGAAAACAGGTGGTTATCGCAAGAAAATGCATTAA
- the cysT gene encoding sulfate ABC transporter permease subunit CysT — protein MTVSPPIQPVPPDASRWKVFLHSVIHMPWTWRIMLGYLFFMLFLPVSAMLVKSGTLGPGEFWRIATSPIALSTYDVTFTTSLMAASIDGVFGVLVAWVLVRYNFPFKRIIDATIDLPFALPTAVAGLTLATVYSETGWIGSLFAPFGIKLAFNRIGVGIAMMFISLPFVVRTVQPVLMQMEREIEEAAWCLGASSWQTFWRVVLPPLFPAILTGVALGFSRAVGEYGSTVIISSNTPFRDLIAPILIFQRLEQYDYTGATVIGMVLLIISLLMLLVINFIQAWGKRYDG, from the coding sequence ATGACGGTTTCTCCTCCCATTCAACCAGTTCCCCCAGATGCTTCCCGATGGAAGGTCTTCCTGCACTCCGTAATCCACATGCCGTGGACCTGGCGAATTATGCTGGGCTACCTGTTCTTCATGCTGTTTCTTCCCGTATCCGCCATGCTGGTGAAGTCAGGCACGTTGGGTCCAGGTGAATTTTGGCGGATTGCGACCAGTCCCATTGCGCTGTCCACTTACGATGTCACTTTCACCACTTCTCTGATGGCGGCATCGATTGATGGGGTATTTGGGGTTCTGGTTGCCTGGGTGCTGGTGCGATATAACTTTCCCTTCAAGCGAATTATCGATGCCACCATCGACCTTCCCTTTGCGTTGCCAACCGCGGTCGCTGGTTTAACCCTGGCAACGGTTTACAGTGAAACTGGCTGGATTGGGTCTCTATTCGCTCCATTCGGTATCAAGCTTGCCTTTAACCGCATTGGGGTTGGCATTGCGATGATGTTTATTTCGCTACCGTTTGTGGTGCGGACTGTGCAGCCAGTTTTGATGCAGATGGAAAGAGAAATTGAAGAGGCTGCCTGGTGTCTGGGCGCTTCCTCCTGGCAGACGTTCTGGCGGGTGGTTTTACCCCCGTTGTTTCCAGCTATTCTGACCGGGGTTGCTTTGGGCTTCTCCCGTGCCGTTGGGGAATATGGCTCGACGGTGATCATTTCATCGAACACGCCGTTTCGGGATTTGATTGCCCCAATTCTGATCTTTCAACGGCTGGAGCAGTATGACTATACCGGTGCCACGGTGATTGGCATGGTGCTACTGATCATTTCCCTACTCATGTTGTTGGTGATTAACTTTATTCAAGCCTGGGGGAAACGCTATGACGGATAA
- a CDS encoding sulfate ABC transporter substrate-binding protein, with the protein MKLWQSAGKIWKRAMGWVAIGLRLNSSRGFISLFLVGASLSLAVAACSPGNNTATDASPTGGASPASAQKQDVELTLVGYAIPRAAYNVIIPKFQEYWKQEHGQQVRFSQSYGGSGSQTRAIIDGLPADVVHLAVGVDVNKLVSAGFVSEDWQKRVPHNGTIGKTTVAIITREGNPKNIRSFQDLVRDDVKWVTADPKTSGGARWNFLALWDYILKTGGDDAKAQNFVTRAYQNVAVLSKDARESTDAFIKQGQGDALLNYENEVILAKQKGEKLDYIVPEINFAIDTPVAVVDKNVDRHGTREVAEGFVKFLYTPEAQEEFIKLGYRPLEDDPGKLKELNYPPIKTLGSVEDFGGWDKAQKRFFEDGAVFDEIRAQLGR; encoded by the coding sequence ATGAAACTGTGGCAGTCTGCCGGGAAGATCTGGAAGCGTGCGATGGGATGGGTGGCGATCGGGCTTCGGTTAAATTCATCCAGAGGCTTCATTTCCCTCTTTCTGGTGGGAGCCTCGTTGAGTTTAGCCGTTGCTGCCTGCTCTCCTGGCAACAATACGGCTACAGATGCCAGCCCGACCGGGGGAGCCAGTCCTGCATCGGCACAGAAGCAGGATGTGGAGCTGACTTTGGTGGGATATGCAATTCCCAGAGCTGCCTACAATGTCATCATCCCAAAATTTCAGGAATACTGGAAACAAGAACACGGGCAACAGGTTAGATTCAGTCAGAGTTATGGCGGTTCGGGGTCTCAAACCCGCGCCATTATTGATGGTCTACCAGCGGATGTGGTCCACCTGGCCGTAGGTGTGGATGTCAACAAACTGGTATCTGCCGGTTTTGTGAGCGAAGACTGGCAGAAGCGCGTACCCCACAATGGCACGATTGGCAAAACCACTGTGGCAATCATTACTCGCGAAGGCAACCCGAAAAATATCAGGTCCTTTCAGGATCTGGTGCGGGACGATGTCAAATGGGTGACGGCTGACCCGAAGACTTCTGGCGGTGCGCGCTGGAACTTTCTGGCTTTGTGGGATTACATTCTCAAAACCGGGGGCGATGATGCTAAGGCACAGAATTTTGTCACCCGGGCATATCAGAATGTTGCGGTTCTGTCGAAGGATGCACGGGAGTCCACAGATGCCTTCATTAAGCAGGGACAGGGAGATGCGTTGCTGAACTACGAAAACGAGGTAATTCTGGCAAAGCAGAAGGGTGAAAAGTTGGACTATATTGTGCCTGAAATTAACTTTGCGATTGATACCCCAGTGGCTGTAGTGGACAAAAATGTAGACAGGCATGGCACCCGCGAAGTCGCGGAAGGCTTTGTCAAATTCCTCTATACTCCAGAAGCTCAGGAGGAGTTTATCAAGTTGGGTTACCGCCCCTTAGAGGATGATCCCGGCAAACTGAAGGAACTCAACTATCCTCCGATCAAGACGCTGGGCAGTGTGGAAGACTTTGGTGGCTGGGATAAAGCTCAAAAGCGCTTCTTTGAAGATGGTGCCGTTTTTGACGAAATTCGCGCCCAACTGGGACGATAG
- a CDS encoding Uma2 family endonuclease has product MTQATNPTPIQKYLTLEDYLAYDDGTDTRYELVSGKLVEMPSESDINGLIVVILMFALSRFVRPDRFRIRTEIAVSGYRATVRVPDLMVLTEEAAAALQGAARSILLPDMPPPALVVEVVSPGIENEQRDYRYKRSEYAAREIQEYWIVDPAAEQVMVLTWVAGLYEEAVFKGEQRIVSALFPELQLTASQILQAKMD; this is encoded by the coding sequence ATGACTCAAGCCACCAACCCAACGCCCATCCAAAAGTATTTGACTCTGGAAGACTATCTGGCCTACGACGATGGTACGGACACTCGGTATGAATTAGTCAGCGGAAAACTGGTGGAAATGCCTTCAGAGAGCGACATTAATGGGTTAATTGTCGTGATTCTGATGTTTGCTCTGAGTCGCTTTGTGCGACCCGATCGCTTCCGCATCAGAACTGAAATCGCGGTGAGTGGCTATCGGGCAACGGTCCGGGTTCCTGATCTGATGGTGCTGACGGAAGAAGCGGCAGCGGCACTACAGGGAGCGGCAAGAAGTATTTTGCTACCAGACATGCCGCCGCCAGCACTGGTTGTGGAAGTGGTGTCACCAGGCATCGAAAATGAGCAGCGGGATTATCGTTACAAGCGATCAGAGTATGCGGCACGGGAAATCCAGGAATACTGGATAGTCGATCCAGCGGCGGAGCAGGTGATGGTGCTGACGTGGGTAGCGGGGTTGTATGAAGAGGCGGTATTTAAGGGAGAGCAGCGGATTGTCTCGGCGCTCTTTCCAGAGTTACAACTGACTGCATCCCAGATTTTACAGGCAAAGATGGATTAG
- a CDS encoding DUF4351 domain-containing protein codes for MRVGTGGAIADSLFRMQINPLSLTQLETLAGALLDFASQSDLKPIRKAENYQS; via the coding sequence ATGCGGGTTGGGACGGGGGGAGCGATCGCTGATTCTCTGTTCAGAATGCAAATCAACCCCCTCTCCCTGACTCAACTGGAAACGTTGGCAGGAGCATTGTTGGACTTTGCCAGCCAGTCGGATTTAAAGCCTATCCGAAAAGCCGAAAACTACCAGAGCTGA